The Anastrepha ludens isolate Willacy chromosome X, idAnaLude1.1, whole genome shotgun sequence genome includes a window with the following:
- the LOC128869961 gene encoding uncharacterized protein LOC128869961: MSNTEDTIEQDGASNGDSEADFQSPRTHVDRYERIELPPFWSQQAQLWFAAVEAQFQLRRITSDATKYYTVIARLDQDALIVVENLITNPPTNDKYSTLKNALLNHFALSQSRRFKMLLSGVELGDRRPSELLAEINRLGGDKLDPAFVRVIWLERLPPQVQMALVGRDQEDNVQLSQLANQIMEVQRNAN; the protein is encoded by the coding sequence ATGTCCAACACTGAGGACACGATTGAACAGGATGGTGCATCCAACGGAGATTCCGAGGCAGATTTCCAATCCCCCAGAACACATGTAGACCGGTACGAACGCATAGAGCTACCCCCATTCTGGAGCCAGCAGGCACAACTATGGTTCGCTGCAGTAGAGGCGCAATTCCAGCTTCGCAGAATCACATCCGATGCAACCAAGTATTATACCGTCATCGCTCGCTTGGATCAAGATGCTCTAATCGTcgtggaaaatttaataaccaACCCGCCTACAAACGATAAGTATAGCACGCTGAAAAATGCACTATTGAACCATTTTGCACTCTCACAGAGTCGACGATTCAAAATGCTGTTATCTGGCGTAGAGTTGGGCGACCGACGCCCATCCGAATTACTCGCGGAAATAAATCGTCTGGGAGGAGATAAACTCGACCCGGCATTCGTTCGAGTTATTTGGTTAGAGCGACTTCCGCCACAAGTCCAAATGGCACTAGTGGGAAGGGACCAAGAAGATAACGTCCAACTCTCCCAGCTCGCTAATCAAATAATGGAGGTGCAACGCAACGCAAATTAA